A stretch of Castanea sativa cultivar Marrone di Chiusa Pesio chromosome 2, ASM4071231v1 DNA encodes these proteins:
- the LOC142625930 gene encoding putative E3 ubiquitin-protein ligase LIN-1 isoform X1 produces the protein MSSNSIIPMSYPSFSSSSSSNSMVLSNDYERPDLKSIRVIVVSINKYITELLANADTRSSLKLRCTSKLKYQKQEFFEFSEQSVLANFYWGIDSIETAIQTKLQEERDERLRNSERMLQVPALLDEQEITAGIPNHYLACCSYFYLSAVKNLQKDEWQAALHFIQALLVSPKLIGTEFAPDLCESLFPSCNMHEKKNTIGRRRSLGSIHLVESIEGDYNGAMRQMARRYKDWLIYYQVMLIGEIPLWHCGSRDSSSPDNESQYFSHTISTRTESSNSIEHGNSLQNYYNYEKVHPLDPQDVMYEMEKKPKASNEVPEFEDHRKASSRCLDQLSKFKVHSGELKRSSSIRRLQDMLESQSDTQSSVDSCYNDSVYDSDMADMDDTKCSMRTPINAEDPQKEICDQKLQAPCSTSDPELGVISLPHAPQNPMPTNESINKLRLTTLQDRNEKSNTLWNFHLENESTQKFELFDHISSCTSLQKSRTTLMDHQGSAARNKQNSSSQKNFNKVCLHSGKDSTSEILGIIEKTISKLCFSGGFGKSDEDYAVEVTKIYEMLNNKTGVKYAMLKDVILDQLLAAISISKEERVVRASVTILTTIISANKSVIDDIKKKGLRLRDLASALKQNVHEAAILIYLINPSPAEIKTLEILPALVEVVCNSGGDKGRMASLLLTPPGASLMIIEVLVTAYDYATNNMHLAAINSPRVLCRLLGVARINNQDEFISLATILVKCMKFDGQCRKYILKFTPVAPFICLLQSDEKRAKFIALEFFHEILRIPRSSAIILLQKIQKEGSINIMHKLMNCIQQLQPDYQILAANLLLQLDTLLFTDQVRIHGHRYCNSCRTVANYNIYEGNSHGQTVFREEAMQVLLKYLAPEESSGMQHLSAFILSNLGGTYAWTGEPYTIAWLVKKAGLTSPYHRNMIRNFNWLDKSLQDTSTDPWCSKVARGIINIGNPIFHALEKGLKSKIRRVSKACLTAIAWLGCEITKCSNSIRYSACEILLSEIEQFLHPGSELEDRLLACLCIYNYASGKGMQKLIHFSEGVRESLRRLSSITWMAEELHQVADYYLPNKSRISCVHTQILEAGLKCSGAVCALIYYKGLLYSGYSDGSIKVWDIRGQSAILVWDMKEHEKAVTCFALSEEGDSLLSGSIDKTIRVWQMLHQKLECIEVIAIKEPIQHLDAYGNMIIVVTNSHELKVCDASRTIKNVCKSKKMKCVRVVQEKIYVGCTNSSIKEFSITNNREQEIKVPAKSWKKPKRPINSIVTYKDWLYVASVNVEGSKLKEWKRKSKPQMSIATGKGGNVLAMGVVEDFIYLHCNSSANNIQIWLRGAQHNVGRISAGSRITSLLTANDILLCGTESGLIKGWIPL, from the exons ATGTCTAGTAATTCCATAATTCCTATGTCttatccttctttttcttcttcttcttcttcaaactcTATGGTTTTATCCAATGATTATGAGAGGCCAGACCTCAAATCGATAAGGGTAATTGTTGTTTCAATCAATAAGTACATTACTGAACTCTTAGCAAATGCTGACACTAGGAGTTCTCTAAAACTGAGATGCACCTCAAAGCTAAAATATCAAAAGCAGGAATTCTTTGAATTCTCTGAGCAATCAGTGCTGGCAAATTTTTACTGGGGCATTGACAGCATTGAAACTGCAATTCAAACAAAATTGCAGGAAGAGAGAGACGAGAGGCTGAGGAACTCAGAGCGAATGCTTCAAGTCCCAGCGTTGCTTGATGAGCAAGAAATCACGGCTGGAATTCCAAACCATTACTTGGCGTGTTGCTCCTACTTTTACCTCTCAGCAGTAAAGAACCTCCAAAAGGATGAGTGGCAGGCTGCACTGCATTTTATCCAAGCACTATTGGTGTCTCCAAAACTTATTGGAACAGAATTTGCACCAGACCTTTGTGAAAGTCTTTTTCCTTCATGtaatatgcatgaaaaaaagaatacaattgGAAGGAGAAGAAGCTTGGGATCTATACATCTCGTGGAGTCCATAGAGGGTGATTATAATGGAGCAATGAGGCAGATGGCAAGGAGATACAAAGACTGGTTAATCTATTATCAGGTCATGTTAATTGGAGAGATTCCTTTGTGGCACTGTGGTAGCAGAGATAGTTCATCCCCTGACAATGAGTCGCAATATTTTTC GCATACAATATCCACCAGAACTGAATCTTCAAATTCAATTGAGCATGGAAACAGCTTGCagaattattataat TATGAGAAGGTGCACCCACTTGATCCTCAAGACGTAATGTATGAAATGGAAAAGAAGCCTAAGGCATCCAATGAAGTTCCAGAATTTGAAGATCATAGGAAAGCCAGCAGTAGATGTTTGGATcaactttcaaaatttaaagTTCACAGTGGAGAGCTTAAAAGAAGTTCAAGTATCAGACGCCTACAGGATATGCTGGAGTCTCAGTCAGATACACAATCTTCAGTAGATTCATGCTACAATGATTCTGTGTATGACAGTGACATG GCAGATATGGATGATACTAAATGCTCAATGAGAACTCCAATAAATGCAGAGGATCCACAGAAAGAAATCTGTGATCA GAAGCTGCAGGCTCCTTGCTCCACATCAGACCCAGAGCTTGGAGTAATATCTTTGCCACATGCCCCCCAGAATCCAATGCCAACCAATGAATCCATCAACAAATTACGTTTAACCACTTTGCAAGatagaaatgaaaaatcaaatacTCTTTGGAATTTCCATCTAGAGAATGAATCAACACAGAAATTCGAGCTCTTTGATCATATATCATCTTGTACATCTCTTCAGAAAAGTAGGACCACCCTGATGGATCACCAAGGAAGTGCAGCAAGAAATAAACAGAACTCTAGTAGCCAGAAAAACTTTAATAAAGTTTGTTTACATTCTGGAAAGGATTCCACAAGTGAAATATTGGGGATAATTGAAAAGACAATTTCAAAGCTGTGCTTCTCAGGAGGATTTGGAAAAAGTGATGAAGACTATGCAGTAGAAGTTACAAAAATTTACGAGATGTTGAACAACAAAACAGGAGTAAAATATGCTATGTTGAAGGATGTAATTCTGGATCAACTGCTTGCAGCTATTTCAATATCCAAAGAGGAAAGAGTAGTTAGAGCATCAGTAACTATATTAACAACAATCATTTCAGCAAACAAATCAGTTATAGACGACATCAAGAAAAAAGGTTTAAGGTTGCGTGATTTGGCAAGTGCTCTGAAGCAAAATGTGCATGAAGCTGCAATTCTAATCTATCTAATAAATCCATCTCCTGCAGAAATTAAGACTTTAGAAATCTTACCAGCACTTGTGGAGGTTGTGTGCAATTCAGGCGGTGATAAGGGTAGGATGGCATCACTTCTGCTGACACCTCCTGGAGCATCACTGATGATTATTGAAGTATTAGTAACTGCATATGACTACGCCACAAATAACATGCACTTGGCTGCTATCAACTCTCCCCGTGTTCTTTGCAGGCTCCTAGGTGTAGCAAGAATTAATAATCAGGATGAGTTTATCTCTTTGGCCACTATACTTGTAAAGTGCATGAAATTTGATGGGCAATgcagaaaatatatattgaaatttacTCCTGTGGCTCCATTTATTTGTCTTCTACAAAGTGATGAGAAACGGGCTAAGTTCATAGCACTAGAGTTCTTTCATGAGATCCTTCGCATACCAAG GTCATCAGCCATAATCTTATTgcagaaaatacaaaaagaaggaagcatcaatatcatgcacaaacTAATGAATTGTATCCAACAATTGCAACCTGATTACCAAATTTTGGCAGCAAATTTACTGCTTCAATTGGACACACTG TTGTTTACAGACCAAGTCAGGATCCATGGGCACAGATATTGCAATTCTTGTAGAACTGTAGCCAACTATAACATCTATGAG GGTAATTCACATGGCCAAACTGTGTTCAGAGAAGAGGCTATGCAGGTCCTTCTGAAGTATCTAGCACCTGAAGAAAGTTCTGGTATGCAGCATTTATCTGCATTCATCCTGTCAAATCTTGGTGGAACATATGCTTGGACAGGGGAACCATATACCATAGCATGGTTGGTAAAAAAGGCCGGTTTAACCTCTCCATATCATCGGAATATGATAAGAAATTTTAACTGGTTGGATAAAAGCCTACAG GATACTTCCACAGACCCTTGGTGCAGCAAGGTTGCTAGAGGCATCATTAATATTGGGAATCCTATCTTCCATGCATTAGAGAAGGGACTAAAGAGCAAAATAAGAAGGGTGTCTAAGGCTTGTCTAACAGCCATTGCATGGCTTGGATGTGAAATAACAAAGTGCTCAAATAGTATAAGATATTCTGCATGTGAGATCTTACTAAGTGAAATTGAGCAATTTTTGCATCCTGGATCAGAGCTTGAAGACAGGCTTCTAGCATGTCTTTGCATCTATAACTATGCTTCTGGCAAAG GGATGCAAAAACTAATTCATTTCTCAGAAGGAGTAAGAGAATCACTAAGACGCCTTTCAAGTATAACCTGGATGGCAGAGGAATTACATCAAGTAGCAGACTATTACCTGCCAAACAAATCA CGTATTTCTTGTGTTCACACACAAATCCTGGAGGCAGGTCTCAAATGCAGTGGAGCTGTATGTGCCCTCATCTACTACAAGGGACTGCTTTACAGTGGATACTCAGATGGTTCGATCAAG GTGTGGGACATCAGGGGGCAATCAGCCATACTTGTATGGGATATGAAGGAGCACGAGAAGGCAGTTACATGTTTTGCACTTTCTGAGGAAGGAGATAGCCTTTTAAGTGGTTCCATCGATAAAACCATTAGG GTTTGGCAAATGCTCCACCAGAAACTGGAGTGCATTGAAGTAATAGCAATCAAGGAACCAATTCAACACTTAGATGCATATGGAAATATGATTATTGTAGTTACCAATAGCCATGAGTTGAAG GTATGTGATGCATCAAGAACGATCAAAAATGTTTGCAAGAGCAAGAAGATGAAGTGCGTGAGGGTGGTTCAGGAGAAGATTTACGTGGGCTGCACAAACTCAAGCATAAAG GAGTTTTCTATAACAAACAACCGGGAGCAAGAAATCAAAGTACCAGCAAAGAGTTGGAAGAAGCCAAAAAGGCCTATAAATTCAATTGTCACATATAAAGATTGGCTTTATGTTGCAAGTGTAAATGTTGAAGGTTCAAAATTAAAG gaatggaaaagaaaaagcaaaccCCAAATGTCAATAGCAACTGGTAAAGGAGGCAATGTGCTGGCAATGGGAGTAGTGGAAGACTTCATATACCTACACTGCAACTCATCAGCTAACAACATTCAG ATATGGTTGAGAGGGGCGCAGCATAATGTGGGGAGGATTTCAGCTGGCAGCAGGATAACAAGCCTCCTCACTGCCAATGACATTCTACTATGTGGTACGGAGTCCGGCCTAATCAAG GGCTGGATCCCCTTGTAG